Proteins encoded in a region of the Paenibacillus pedocola genome:
- the fliM gene encoding flagellar motor switch protein FliM encodes MVDVLSQNEIDALLAALSSGEMDADDLKKEETQKKIRSYDFKRAVRFSKDHIRSLTRIHDNFARYLTTYFSAQLRTFVQINVVQVEQLPYDEFIRSIPKMTILNIFEAEPLEGRMVMEVHPNIAFAMLDRMLGGFGTAPSKISALTEIETTIMERIFSRCFESLQEAWKTVLDINPRMEALETNPQFMQIVSPNETIALISLSTKIGDTTGMINLCIPHVVLEPIMTRLSVHQWFVSEKKVRDEVELEAIRSRVNRAQLPIVAELGESRLSIAEFLGLSVGDVISLNKTVDTGLSIKVGDKLKFVGSPGMIKDRVAVQIDEIVSEGVEEFDE; translated from the coding sequence TTGGTTGATGTACTATCACAAAACGAAATTGATGCTCTGCTTGCTGCACTTTCATCCGGTGAAATGGATGCCGACGATCTTAAAAAAGAAGAAACCCAGAAAAAAATCCGCTCCTATGATTTCAAACGGGCCGTACGTTTCTCTAAGGATCATATCCGCAGCCTTACGCGGATTCATGATAACTTTGCCCGCTATCTTACGACGTACTTTTCGGCCCAATTGCGCACCTTCGTGCAGATAAATGTCGTTCAAGTAGAGCAGCTCCCTTATGATGAGTTTATCCGCTCCATTCCGAAGATGACGATATTGAATATTTTTGAAGCCGAACCGCTTGAAGGCCGGATGGTTATGGAAGTGCATCCGAACATTGCCTTTGCAATGCTGGATAGAATGCTTGGCGGGTTTGGAACTGCCCCAAGCAAAATCAGTGCACTGACCGAAATTGAAACAACCATTATGGAGAGGATCTTCAGCAGATGTTTTGAAAGTCTGCAGGAAGCCTGGAAGACCGTGCTTGACATTAATCCCCGGATGGAAGCCTTGGAGACCAATCCGCAGTTTATGCAGATTGTGTCACCCAATGAGACTATTGCCTTGATTTCATTAAGCACCAAAATTGGCGATACGACCGGGATGATCAATCTTTGTATACCTCACGTTGTTCTGGAACCGATCATGACAAGACTATCCGTTCATCAATGGTTTGTTTCCGAGAAAAAGGTTCGCGATGAGGTTGAATTAGAAGCTATTAGATCTAGAGTTAATAGGGCACAGTTGCCAATTGTGGCGGAGCTAGGCGAATCGAGGTTATCCATTGCTGAATTTCTCGGGCTTAGCGTCGGCGACGTAATATCTCTCAACAAGACTGTCGATACCGGATTGTCGATCAAAGTAGGGGACAAGCTGAAATTTGTCGGAAGTCCAGGGATGATAAAAGATCGTGTGGCTGTGCAAATAGACGAGATTGTCAGTGAAGGAGTTGAAGAGTTTGACGAGTAA
- a CDS encoding flagellar basal body-associated FliL family protein — MKKMLPWLITILLAITLIVVAAFLLMDKIFPSDTNDVNAAVQNVEAKSLSADEIVELTTEITDIKTNLADPDYIVLINFAFQLDAVKSKEEFEKIKDIKIKPLIIKTLADTKPEELNGANGKDQLSSKLVNLINKTLTEGKLTQIEVTNFIMTSI, encoded by the coding sequence ATGAAAAAGATGCTGCCGTGGCTCATTACGATTTTACTGGCGATTACACTTATTGTAGTTGCCGCATTTTTACTAATGGATAAGATTTTTCCGAGCGATACTAATGATGTGAATGCGGCTGTCCAGAATGTGGAAGCCAAGAGTCTTAGCGCTGATGAAATCGTTGAGCTGACGACGGAAATCACCGACATCAAAACTAATCTTGCCGACCCCGATTATATCGTTTTAATAAATTTCGCGTTCCAGCTGGATGCTGTTAAGTCCAAGGAGGAATTCGAAAAGATCAAGGATATCAAGATTAAGCCGCTGATTATCAAGACGCTTGCCGATACCAAGCCGGAGGAACTTAACGGGGCGAACGGCAAGGATCAGCTGAGCAGCAAACTGGTAAATCTGATTAACAAGACCTTGACTGAAGGCAAGCTGACCCAGATTGAAGTAACTAACTTCATCATGACTTCTATTTAG
- a CDS encoding flagellar FlbD family protein, with translation MISVTRLNGAPMWLNALLVEMVEESPDTYITLVTGKRLIVLEKADEVISKIRDYNRDIGTYAATIKVQSMEELS, from the coding sequence ATGATTTCGGTAACAAGATTGAACGGGGCGCCCATGTGGCTTAATGCCCTGCTCGTAGAAATGGTGGAAGAAAGTCCAGATACTTATATAACACTTGTAACAGGCAAAAGATTGATCGTGCTTGAAAAAGCCGATGAGGTAATCAGTAAGATTCGGGATTATAACAGGGACATAGGCACATATGCTGCCACCATTAAAGTCCAATCAATGGAGGAGCTTTCATGA
- the flgG gene encoding flagellar basal body rod protein FlgG — MLRSMYSGVSGMRGFQTKLDVIGNNIANVNTIGFKSGRVMFKDIMSQTVSGVSAPVDGGQGGVNAKQIGLGVSIGSVDTLHLAGSAMTTNNPTDLRIDGDGFFLVKLSDDQETPFLTRAGDFHMDASRNLITSDGLHVLNADGESIQLGEDVTAFSISSNGTIVQTMADGTTEAGAQIAVAKVSNPQGLEKIGGNLFRMTLNANADGELTPTTANNTEVGTGAIVAGQLEMSNVDLTGEFTEMIVSQRGFQANSRIITTSDEVLQEVVNLKR; from the coding sequence ATGTTAAGATCAATGTATTCAGGAGTTTCAGGTATGCGCGGTTTCCAAACGAAGCTGGATGTTATCGGTAACAACATTGCCAACGTGAATACGATCGGTTTCAAATCCGGCCGTGTAATGTTCAAAGACATTATGAGCCAGACGGTATCCGGTGTTTCTGCACCGGTGGATGGCGGACAAGGCGGGGTGAATGCTAAACAAATCGGCCTCGGTGTAAGTATCGGTTCTGTGGATACCTTGCATTTGGCAGGAAGTGCAATGACAACGAACAATCCAACTGACCTGCGGATTGACGGTGACGGGTTCTTTCTGGTTAAGCTTTCGGATGATCAGGAAACACCGTTCCTGACCCGTGCCGGGGACTTTCATATGGATGCAAGCCGCAACCTTATTACCTCTGACGGACTGCATGTACTGAATGCTGATGGTGAGTCCATTCAATTGGGTGAGGATGTAACAGCATTCTCAATTTCCAGCAACGGCACCATTGTACAGACTATGGCAGACGGCACGACTGAAGCCGGTGCACAAATCGCTGTAGCTAAAGTGAGCAATCCGCAGGGCCTTGAGAAAATCGGCGGCAATCTGTTCCGCATGACGCTCAATGCCAATGCTGATGGTGAACTTACACCTACAACAGCCAACAATACAGAAGTTGGTACAGGGGCTATTGTGGCGGGCCAGCTGGAAATGTCAAATGTTGATTTGACCGGCGAGTTCACCGAAATGATCGTTTCCCAGCGTGGCTTCCAGGCGAATTCACGGATTATTACCACTTCCGATGAAGTGCTGCAGGAAGTTGTTAATCTGAAGCGTTAA
- a CDS encoding TIGR02530 family flagellar biosynthesis protein produces the protein MSERLTIGQLYPASVHPQVLQRTQAVKNSAAAEASFESVLQKNMLKFSNHAAKRLEQRGIELGSSQLDQISSAVDKAAAKGSKESLILLKDMALIVSVPNRTVVTAVDGSSMKDNVFTQIDSAVIIS, from the coding sequence ATGAGCGAACGGCTGACTATAGGCCAGTTATATCCCGCAAGTGTTCATCCACAAGTGCTGCAAAGAACACAGGCAGTTAAAAATTCTGCTGCTGCAGAAGCATCATTCGAGAGCGTGCTGCAAAAGAATATGCTTAAGTTCAGCAATCACGCAGCCAAACGCCTGGAGCAACGGGGAATAGAACTCGGAAGCAGCCAATTGGATCAGATTTCGTCCGCTGTGGACAAGGCAGCCGCCAAAGGCAGCAAGGAATCTTTGATTTTATTGAAGGACATGGCCTTAATTGTAAGTGTGCCAAACCGAACCGTAGTGACAGCAGTGGACGGAAGTTCGATGAAGGACAATGTATTTACGCAAATTGACAGTGCAGTTATTATTTCTTAA
- the flgD gene encoding flagellar hook assembly protein FlgD, whose amino-acid sequence MATTNPVSNSEQWNYVSNSSATSKTTGNSTLGKDQFLKILITQLQNQDPMQPMEDKEFIAQMAQFSSVEQLMNISTQLTALNQSLGSVSGLIGKDITWTDAATELPKTGNVESIVVSSGVQYAVVGSERIALTDITQIQNAAPKADNVSNSETSENGGENGVTT is encoded by the coding sequence ATGGCAACGACAAATCCAGTGTCAAACAGTGAGCAATGGAACTACGTCTCTAATAGTTCGGCTACATCCAAAACAACCGGCAACTCCACGCTAGGCAAGGACCAGTTCCTGAAAATACTGATCACCCAGCTGCAGAATCAGGATCCCATGCAGCCGATGGAGGATAAGGAATTTATTGCTCAGATGGCTCAATTTTCATCAGTTGAACAGCTTATGAACATATCGACCCAACTGACAGCGTTGAATCAGTCCCTAGGCTCGGTATCAGGTTTGATCGGTAAGGATATCACTTGGACAGACGCTGCAACAGAGCTGCCGAAGACCGGCAATGTCGAGTCGATCGTAGTTAGTAGTGGTGTGCAATATGCTGTCGTAGGCAGTGAGCGTATTGCATTGACTGATATTACACAGATTCAAAATGCTGCTCCTAAAGCTGATAACGTCAGTAACAGTGAGACATCTGAAAATGGTGGGGAGAACGGGGTGACGACATGA
- a CDS encoding flagellar hook-length control protein FliK: MSLVLSSLSGGNMVPTNGTSATAGGTTAAAGTAAAAGGGTTAMPFAQTLVQTMGGSIPKGAETPLLGNLASLLQGLMNAVQTTGEEPGNAANVQSADLLKSLTEDVEKLDENISADPALLAALQGWLLQVSALLSGNNAAGESGGSEGNTDAAAVLSPLAQNPETIRFAVQDELNSLVSLIKDAAAKGNEASAVKGAELLNQFSAIMAEVVTPENNKVKAKGTNTTDIAAASAKQAGTEGNIKPKATDTTVPVLVKPSIVTTTTQTETAATAATAVVEVSAVVIGTQATKTAGAAETLKSAFTEEPLPEMKTAEGSHDIVTAGQLSIRDGLTAPLKAESVPVPVSQFAQQMDTFITGKLEIVKKGGVAEATITLFPENLGQVDVKITMQNGNLIAQFNTAHSGAKDMLEQQMSQLRAALQSQGIQVEKLEVTQNNTPLFSQFNGQQGRQPGSSGQQGGRSKERREEVGDAVLAAELNGEWKDWVAETKQNNPNQEGSFSAKA; encoded by the coding sequence ATGAGTTTAGTGTTATCATCACTATCCGGCGGAAATATGGTGCCGACAAATGGCACATCTGCGACGGCTGGCGGAACAACAGCTGCGGCTGGAACTGCGGCGGCTGCAGGTGGAGGGACAACAGCAATGCCTTTTGCCCAGACGCTTGTTCAGACCATGGGAGGAAGCATACCAAAGGGTGCAGAGACACCGCTGCTTGGCAATCTGGCATCGCTGCTTCAGGGGTTGATGAACGCTGTGCAGACTACTGGTGAAGAACCAGGCAATGCTGCAAACGTCCAAAGTGCAGATTTATTAAAAAGTCTTACAGAAGATGTTGAAAAGCTGGATGAAAACATCAGCGCTGATCCTGCTTTATTGGCAGCTCTACAAGGATGGCTGCTTCAAGTTTCTGCTCTGCTATCTGGGAATAATGCTGCAGGAGAGTCCGGCGGGAGTGAAGGCAATACGGATGCGGCAGCAGTATTGTCGCCGCTTGCACAGAACCCTGAGACGATACGTTTTGCTGTTCAGGATGAGCTTAACAGTCTCGTCAGCCTGATAAAGGATGCGGCAGCAAAGGGAAATGAAGCCTCAGCCGTTAAAGGGGCTGAACTTCTCAACCAGTTCTCGGCCATAATGGCTGAGGTAGTAACTCCTGAGAACAATAAGGTGAAGGCTAAAGGAACAAATACTACTGACATAGCAGCAGCTTCGGCTAAGCAGGCCGGAACAGAGGGCAACATTAAGCCTAAAGCTACTGATACCACTGTCCCAGTACTGGTTAAACCCTCTATTGTAACTACAACAACCCAAACAGAAACAGCTGCCACTGCTGCAACTGCAGTAGTAGAGGTGAGTGCAGTTGTGATCGGTACACAAGCGACCAAAACGGCAGGCGCCGCAGAAACACTGAAATCTGCTTTCACAGAAGAGCCGCTTCCTGAAATGAAGACAGCTGAAGGAAGTCATGACATTGTGACTGCCGGTCAATTGTCGATCAGAGACGGTCTAACAGCACCATTGAAGGCTGAGTCAGTTCCGGTACCGGTTAGTCAATTTGCTCAGCAAATGGATACTTTTATTACCGGTAAGCTGGAAATCGTCAAAAAAGGCGGAGTAGCAGAAGCAACCATCACTTTGTTTCCGGAAAATTTGGGACAAGTCGATGTTAAAATTACGATGCAAAACGGTAATCTGATTGCTCAATTCAATACTGCGCATTCCGGTGCCAAGGATATGTTGGAGCAGCAGATGAGTCAATTGCGGGCAGCGCTTCAGTCCCAGGGAATTCAAGTAGAGAAGCTGGAGGTTACACAGAATAATACACCGCTTTTCTCACAGTTTAATGGACAGCAAGGAAGGCAGCCAGGTTCGAGCGGCCAGCAGGGCGGTCGTTCCAAGGAACGACGTGAAGAAGTCGGAGATGCGGTACTTGCAGCAGAACTGAATGGTGAATGGAAGGACTGGGTTGCAGAGACCAAACAGAACAATCCAAACCAAGAAGGAAGTTTCTCAGCCAAGGCTTAG
- a CDS encoding MotE family protein → MAKNDMELENEESAGKFERFLFLMIPIIFTLVLLGVLLTLFNMDIRNNVLEIANKIPVVDKWIPDPASDPSSEPTDDEAAQSEEQAASSESTIKELKAQLAAQEAQLKQANEDKTAQETRVEALQKQIDTMTEEAAAASTEETVDPYQEKVTELAKLYAGMKASKAAPIMENLTTEEMVQIFSAMNNTSKTAILEKMDPKKAAEVSVKLKETTNSTDMAIAALQSRLKQSQTDTPATSAAGNLDQDELSQTFTTMPAADAATLLGSMYTISPDKVITILNTVSDSVRSSILGEITKIDSTLSAKIVNRLMGGK, encoded by the coding sequence GTGGCTAAAAATGATATGGAACTTGAAAATGAAGAGTCAGCAGGCAAATTCGAGCGTTTTTTATTTCTGATGATACCAATCATATTTACACTCGTACTGCTTGGTGTTTTACTGACTCTTTTTAATATGGACATCCGTAACAACGTACTGGAAATTGCAAATAAGATCCCGGTAGTTGATAAGTGGATTCCAGATCCTGCTTCTGATCCATCCAGTGAACCCACAGATGATGAGGCAGCACAAAGCGAAGAACAGGCTGCAAGCTCCGAATCAACGATTAAAGAGCTGAAGGCCCAGCTTGCTGCACAGGAAGCCCAGCTGAAGCAGGCTAATGAAGATAAAACTGCACAGGAAACACGGGTAGAGGCTCTGCAGAAGCAGATTGACACCATGACAGAAGAGGCTGCGGCTGCTAGCACTGAGGAAACAGTGGATCCATATCAGGAGAAAGTGACCGAGTTAGCCAAGCTTTACGCGGGCATGAAGGCTTCCAAAGCGGCACCGATTATGGAGAATCTGACTACTGAGGAAATGGTGCAGATATTCAGTGCAATGAATAACACCAGCAAAACAGCAATTCTCGAAAAAATGGATCCTAAAAAGGCTGCTGAAGTGTCAGTAAAGCTAAAAGAAACAACGAATTCTACCGATATGGCTATTGCAGCCCTTCAATCGAGACTCAAGCAAAGTCAGACAGATACACCTGCAACATCAGCTGCCGGTAACTTGGATCAAGATGAACTCAGTCAGACCTTTACCACGATGCCTGCTGCTGACGCAGCTACTCTGTTAGGTTCGATGTACACAATCAGCCCGGATAAGGTCATCACGATCCTGAATACGGTTAGTGATAGTGTGAGATCCTCGATATTGGGTGAAATCACCAAAATCGACAGTACGCTGAGTGCCAAAATTGTAAATCGTCTGATGGGCGGTAAATAA
- the fliJ gene encoding flagellar export protein FliJ: protein MRFHYTFQKVVDLKGNEKTQAEWMLSSALGELQAQEKSLDELVAQRNSLMLSLQSAAEQKTPMVKIIEMQNYLEHLDHCIARKHSDIKRAHQEVQHKQDHLSTKMLDEKVWLKAKDKAQTIFQQNMILREQNELDEMATVRFAMKSL, encoded by the coding sequence ATGAGGTTCCATTATACTTTTCAAAAAGTTGTGGACTTGAAAGGCAACGAGAAAACACAGGCAGAGTGGATGCTCTCAAGCGCGCTCGGAGAACTGCAAGCCCAGGAGAAGAGCCTTGATGAACTGGTGGCTCAGCGGAATTCGCTGATGCTGTCGCTACAAAGTGCGGCGGAGCAAAAAACGCCAATGGTGAAGATCATTGAGATGCAGAATTATTTGGAGCATTTGGACCACTGTATTGCCCGTAAGCACTCTGACATCAAGCGGGCGCATCAGGAAGTTCAGCACAAGCAGGACCATCTCAGCACAAAAATGTTGGATGAGAAGGTTTGGCTGAAGGCCAAAGACAAGGCACAGACGATCTTTCAGCAGAATATGATTTTACGGGAACAAAACGAACTGGATGAGATGGCTACCGTCCGCTTCGCGATGAAATCCCTCTAA
- the fliI gene encoding flagellar protein export ATPase FliI, producing MLDSRRYKEQLRNFDPVRINGKVTQVIGLMVESEGPDASIGDVCYIYPAKGNKPLQAEVVGFRDNKVLLMPLGELQAIGPGCDVVGTGKPLSVQVGSELLGKVLDGLGQPLDGSLIPARMPHSSTFNIPSNPLNRPRVHEPISIGVRAIDGLLTIGKGQRVGIFAGSGVGKSTLMGMIARNTSADVNVIALIGERGREVLDFIERDLGPEGLQRSVVVVATSDQPALIRIKGALIATTIAEYFRDRGLNVMLMMDSVTRYAMAQREVGLAVGEPPAMRGYTPSVFASLPKLLERAGTGPTGSITAFYTVLVDGDDMNEPIADAVRGILDGHIVLNRNIANKGHFPAIDVLASISRVMKDIAPEEQIAAAENVKRLMAVYKDSEDLINIGAYQRGSNAQIDESMHYIDSIWDFTKQKVNEKVTLAEVQQALISQFSRS from the coding sequence ATGCTTGACAGTAGACGATATAAAGAACAACTGCGTAATTTCGACCCGGTTAGAATCAACGGGAAGGTTACTCAGGTTATCGGACTGATGGTCGAGTCAGAAGGGCCGGATGCCAGCATTGGAGATGTGTGTTATATCTATCCGGCAAAAGGCAATAAGCCGCTCCAGGCTGAAGTGGTAGGTTTTCGGGACAATAAGGTGCTACTGATGCCTCTTGGTGAACTTCAGGCGATAGGGCCGGGTTGCGATGTGGTTGGCACTGGTAAACCGTTAAGTGTTCAGGTCGGTTCTGAACTGCTGGGCAAGGTGCTGGACGGATTGGGCCAGCCGCTGGACGGATCACTTATTCCCGCGCGGATGCCACACAGCTCAACCTTTAATATCCCTTCTAATCCATTAAATCGCCCTCGTGTACACGAGCCTATCAGTATTGGAGTCAGGGCCATAGACGGACTTCTGACAATCGGCAAAGGGCAGCGGGTTGGGATCTTTGCCGGATCCGGGGTCGGCAAAAGTACCCTGATGGGAATGATTGCCCGAAATACTTCGGCAGATGTCAATGTGATTGCACTGATTGGTGAACGTGGCAGAGAGGTTCTGGATTTTATCGAACGTGATTTGGGGCCTGAAGGCCTGCAGCGTTCCGTAGTCGTTGTCGCAACGTCAGACCAGCCGGCACTAATCCGGATCAAGGGTGCGCTGATAGCAACAACGATAGCAGAGTATTTCCGTGACCGGGGCTTGAACGTCATGCTGATGATGGATTCTGTCACACGTTATGCAATGGCGCAGCGTGAGGTTGGACTAGCGGTGGGAGAACCGCCAGCAATGAGAGGTTACACACCATCCGTGTTTGCTAGTTTGCCTAAGCTGCTTGAAAGGGCGGGAACCGGGCCAACTGGCTCCATTACCGCATTTTATACAGTTCTGGTTGACGGTGATGATATGAATGAACCGATCGCCGATGCTGTGCGGGGGATTTTGGACGGGCATATTGTGCTAAATCGTAATATTGCCAACAAAGGCCATTTCCCGGCGATTGATGTGCTTGCCAGCATCAGCCGTGTAATGAAGGATATAGCTCCCGAGGAGCAGATTGCGGCTGCTGAGAATGTAAAGAGACTTATGGCGGTATACAAGGATTCGGAAGACTTGATAAATATCGGAGCCTATCAGCGCGGTTCCAATGCCCAGATCGATGAGTCCATGCACTACATTGACAGCATATGGGACTTTACTAAGCAAAAGGTGAACGAGAAAGTAACCCTGGCAGAAGTTCAGCAAGCTTTAATTTCACAGTTCTCGAGGAGTTGA
- a CDS encoding FliH/SctL family protein, with protein MSRLIKHSQYVPVDVLKRLEQARQHAGLAEEPAAEDAAGEVHYHDPAREEAEQTRRQMLKDAQEFAEGQVRNASQEAENIVESARTEAEEWWRQRREQDEHLVEAVKSEAFQQGYQEGLTQAEHDMAQKMAEMMEEARNVLQEAYRARDVIIQEAEPFLVELSCGIAEKIVDKQLTVEPQFAMDLIRKNLARKREQGLISLCVSPAQFAFVNSAREELSLAVDSQAELQILPDSTVKDLGCVIRSSFGSIDARIDTQLAEIKKELVRIALDTEEHRNGEGDA; from the coding sequence TTGTCTAGGCTGATTAAACACTCCCAATATGTTCCGGTAGATGTGCTTAAACGGTTGGAGCAGGCCAGGCAGCATGCCGGCCTTGCTGAAGAGCCTGCTGCAGAAGATGCGGCAGGTGAGGTTCATTATCATGATCCCGCCCGTGAAGAGGCAGAGCAAACCCGCAGGCAAATGCTGAAGGATGCCCAGGAATTCGCTGAAGGTCAGGTCCGGAATGCATCACAGGAAGCTGAAAATATTGTGGAATCGGCACGGACGGAGGCAGAGGAATGGTGGCGGCAGCGCAGAGAGCAGGATGAGCATCTGGTCGAGGCCGTCAAATCCGAGGCGTTCCAGCAAGGATACCAGGAAGGCCTGACACAGGCAGAACATGATATGGCTCAAAAAATGGCCGAGATGATGGAAGAGGCGCGGAATGTGCTTCAGGAAGCATACCGGGCAAGAGATGTAATTATTCAGGAAGCCGAACCTTTTCTGGTGGAGTTAAGCTGTGGAATCGCAGAAAAAATCGTGGACAAGCAGCTGACTGTGGAACCGCAGTTTGCTATGGATCTGATTCGTAAGAATCTGGCACGTAAAAGGGAGCAGGGATTAATCTCCTTGTGCGTATCACCTGCTCAGTTCGCTTTTGTTAACTCGGCGAGAGAGGAGCTGTCGCTGGCGGTGGACTCCCAAGCAGAGCTGCAAATCCTGCCCGATTCGACAGTCAAAGATCTGGGCTGCGTGATCCGTTCTTCCTTTGGCAGCATTGATGCACGGATTGACACCCAGCTTGCTGAGATCAAAAAAGAACTGGTAAGGATCGCATTGGACACCGAGGAGCACAGAAATGGGGAAGGCGATGCTTGA
- the fliG gene encoding flagellar motor switch protein FliG, with protein sequence MAKASQQGLSGRQKAAILLITLGPEVSAQIFKHLRDEEIEQLTLEIANVRKVDSVEKESIMSEFHQICLAQEYISQGGINYAKEILEKALGSAKALEVINRLTATLQVRPFDFARKADPNQILNFIQNENVQTIALVLSYLQFEQAATILSSLPQEKQAEVARRIAIMDSTSPEVVTQIERVLEQKLSATVTQDYTNAGGIESIVQILNGVDRGTERTILDSLEIQDPELAEEIKKRMFVFEDIVNVDNRSIQRIIKDIENADLQLALKVASEEVRDVIFRNMSKRMAETFREEMEYMGPVRLRDVEEAQTRIVGTIRRLEESGEIIIARGGGDDIIV encoded by the coding sequence ATGGCAAAAGCTAGCCAGCAGGGTCTCAGCGGCCGCCAAAAGGCGGCAATCCTGCTTATCACACTAGGGCCCGAGGTATCGGCGCAAATATTCAAACATCTAAGAGACGAGGAAATTGAACAGCTCACTCTGGAAATTGCCAATGTCCGCAAGGTGGACAGTGTAGAAAAAGAGTCGATTATGTCCGAATTTCACCAGATATGTCTCGCTCAGGAGTATATCTCGCAAGGCGGTATCAACTACGCCAAGGAGATTCTTGAGAAAGCCCTGGGCTCAGCCAAGGCTCTTGAAGTCATCAACCGGCTGACGGCAACGCTGCAGGTTAGACCCTTTGACTTTGCCCGTAAGGCTGATCCTAATCAGATCTTAAACTTCATTCAGAATGAAAATGTACAAACAATCGCACTAGTTTTATCTTATTTGCAATTTGAACAAGCAGCCACGATCCTTTCTTCTCTACCACAGGAAAAGCAGGCTGAGGTTGCCAGAAGAATCGCGATCATGGATAGCACCTCACCAGAGGTTGTTACGCAAATTGAGCGTGTACTTGAGCAAAAGCTTTCCGCAACGGTTACGCAGGATTACACCAATGCCGGCGGTATCGAGTCTATTGTTCAGATCTTGAACGGGGTAGACCGCGGAACAGAACGTACAATTTTGGATTCCCTGGAAATTCAGGATCCGGAGCTGGCCGAAGAAATCAAAAAACGGATGTTCGTGTTCGAGGATATTGTCAATGTGGACAATCGTTCGATTCAGCGCATTATCAAGGATATCGAAAATGCGGATCTGCAGCTTGCACTCAAGGTTGCGAGCGAGGAAGTGCGGGATGTTATTTTCCGCAACATGTCCAAACGGATGGCCGAAACCTTCCGCGAAGAAATGGAATATATGGGTCCTGTCCGGCTGCGTGATGTTGAAGAGGCTCAGACACGCATTGTAGGTACGATCCGTAGACTTGAAGAATCAGGTGAAATTATCATCGCCCGTGGTGGAGGAGATGACATAATTGTCTAG